The sequence GCTTCGTTGAATAAAAGCTGTTACAACGAAATGATTTTACACGTTTCTAGAGGCAAAACACAAACGTAAACGCCGCGCATGCATCTTAAGTAAACTGATTTTTAATAAAATCGCTTCAATGCAAATTAGACGTCCCAAACGCGAATAAATATGCGTTACGTAGCGTCTATACCGAAATATAAAGATGTACCAATACCAATTTTAATAAAATCGCTCGAATGCAAATTGCACGCCCAAAATGTCATACTTGTAAAGTAAAACGTGAAAGCTAATGGACGTTACCACTGATTGACAGCTCGACGGAAGAGGGAAATGGTGAACAAAACTTTGGGTACGAATAAATGTGCGTGTTACGCAGCTTTTATAACGGCATTCAAAGATGTACCGATACCACGgccgcagatatatatatatatatatatatatatatatatatatatatatacatacacatacacatacacacatgacCAGTGATACTACGCAAGAAAACTACCCAACGAAAACTCGGGTAATCTACGCCAAACTATATGTAGCACTACGAAACAACGGTTTGGATAACGGCCATAAGTATGCATGCGCGTATTACTAATTTTGTCGCGTACTAAAATAACTCTTACTACTACATAAGGCCAGGCTGCGCAAGTGATCATGTAAGGACACAATTACTGCGCACGTGTTGAAGCTATTCGCATATGCCTTATCAGTATGGGTCGATACGGACGCAATGCGACGACGCCCCTCTGCGAATATTTTAGTAACCTTTCGGGTAATTGCCCTCCGGCCTTTTTTGCCTGCACTCCCAACATCCGCTATGTTCAATGAACATCGATCAGATACGATGAAAACAGTGCATGCATGGGCAAGAAAGAAAACGGAAGGCTCTTGAATAAACCAAACAGGCAGACACAccagtgcaggaaaaaaaaaaacagctacatGAAAGCTTTAGTACAGCAATCCAGTTGGTTGCTTACAGTGCAATGCGTCCGGCCGATATGTTACGACGGCAAGTGAATAGGAAAACCCCGCACAGTGATCGATCCATATACTGGGACGCGGGTAGCGGTAAGGGATTATTTAGCTGTTTCTATAGGGCGGTTATCTGAATGCCTCTAAATCAATTTGTGCTGAGCAAAACGCCAGTGTTAACGCCCTGCCACGCCGACGACTGCATACGACTGAGAAGTCATAGGCTGACGCTGTGGTGCTTCCTACAGAACTCTGAGTGGTCGAAGCGTTCATCGATGCGTTTTTACAAAGATTAAATGTATATTTGGGACATCAACAATAACATATATATCATTGATCATGCGAGTGTAATGGGTTACAACTGGGACCTCATTGTCTTTCGATAACTGCCTAAGATTCATCCTTTTGCATACGACTTGCAGCGAACATTCTATCCCCTGTTTTCTTCCTACTATACATTTGCAGCCGTCTTCAATTCGCCAGCTGTTCCATCAATACATTTAGTCAACCAACCAGCTGCTCCGCCTTTTCTGGGGCTGTATCAAACCCTAGACCTCTTACCTAACGTAACCGTTGTTGTCCTCCTCTCACGCCGGGAGCTCGTCTTCTCGGCCACTGGTCAAAATGCTTCGGCATGCTAAATGTTGTACTCTTTCAGCTGTCCATTAAATGCTAGCGCATTAAAAAAATCGTATAGCCAAGCAACCAGACAAACGACACGGTTTGAAAAAACGTAAAAAGTACCGTCGCGAAGCAATTCACTGTCGCGGATACGGGCGCTTCTTCCACGGGAGCGATAAAAAGAAAATCGTGGATACGGCAGACACGACTCAATTCTGGTTCCACGCAGGTATCGTTATGGTTTATTACTCTGCTCTCACACGCGCTATATCGTGGACAGTCGCCGCGACTTAGGTGGCCGTCACTGTCTTGTCTGGTCTGGGTAGCTTGAACGCGCTCAAATTGAGCGACGGGCACACCGGGTACTGGTCCAGGTAGTAATAATCCAGGTTGAACACGGCCACGCCGTATTTCGTCCGGTGCCTCACCGATCTGTCAGGCAGCTGTGATTGCGTTGTTCGTTATGCACCACAAGCGTAAACAAAGGAAGCGAATTTTGTACGAACAGCGCATAGCGGAAGACACATGAAAGCTACGCCTCTTGTTTCTTAAAAGAAACGTTAACTATCGTCAAAACTCGAAGCAATAGAATAATATGAGCGACGATAAGAATACCGAAGCGAGTGCTGGTTTGCGTGGTGCACTGCATAGCGAATAGTTCCTAAACGCGTACGTTTCACAGTTTCTAACGTTTATATCAGTACGAGTATAAGCGAAGTTCGCCGAGAAATTTGATATTATGGTCAGCACCGTGTGTCAGCAGATGGAGAATTCATGCAGCTTGGGGGCTGCGTTCGTACACATCGAAATGCTGAACATGAGACATGAGCACACAAGAGAATTTTTAATCTAGAGCACATGAGAAGAACTGAGTCTGTTTAGTTTAGAGGAATTTAATTCATAGTGAAATTTGTTCATCTGCAGAAATATCGGTGTTTCCCTGTCTTCTGCTCATACTACAAATGAATTTTACAATACAGACTTATTAAGAAGTAGTGCAACCTTTTCGAATCAGGCCTTTGTGATCAAGCTTCTGCATCATTATCACGAAAAAATACCAAGATGAAGCAGCAAGAAACGCCCGATACCTTGTTTTCAGAAGATAAGGCTGTAATTATCATCGTTCTGTTTGCTGTATCAGTAAAAAACAAAGATCGTCCGTTATTTAGAGCGCGCTGATCTGCACAAACGAATGTAATGTTTGTCTTTCTGCGAAGCTTTATTTGCAATAAATTGAGTGTAGTACATAGTTTTAATACAACATCTGAAACATTGTATATAAGAAGCTATGCAATAAAGTTCTCAAGACTGACtagtcatcatcgtcatctgGCTATTTCACATTCACTGCAGGAATGACACCTTCGCTATAGCGCCAGACGTCTCTACCAATGCCTGCAAGTTTCCAAATCTTCTCGCGTCAATTAACTTCTTAACCCGTCTTCAATGGAATTTTCTTTCCACTGGCACTCGTTCCACTACTCGGATAGACCACCGGTAATCCGATCTGTTAGCGAAGAGCACTCCAACAAACTGCATCACTGCGGAGCTATGATAATGACTTCCTGTTGAATTACCTTCAAAGTCAAGTAACTCGAGTGCGAAAGAATTTGCtcaagttttttctttttttttttctggtgtacCAAGCACCTTTTCCTGGTTAAAGTTGCTCATTGACATTGCAGGAAGCTAATACGCTAACACAGCACgaatattttttgtttgttgttctCTGAATGCCGAACATTCACGTGTGCACTTCTTTCTTTATCTGCGCCTAGATGTGTTTTTCATATGTGTTTCCTTTGCCTCAAATATATACTTCAGTTGCTAGTCAGCCATTTGCCGCGTTGCCTCTTAGTCCTGTCTCTATATTGAGGCTGTATACGGTGCAATAATATTGAACCATCTAGCCCTGACCCGTAATGAAGGTCAAGCTTACCAGTGAGCTTGCAGAAGCGGTAGTGAGGTATTCTATGACAACCGTATTGGAGAATCCGGAAGGGACGCTGTGCCCATCTCGAGCTGCGCTTCCAATGAGCGAACATCGCTGAAGCCAAAAGAAGAGACACGAAGAAAAAGCGAacttaaaaaaaatgaagttaaCCATGCGTAACGTTATAATTGTGACAGAAATCGatgattcatatatatatatatatatatatatatatatatatatatatatatatatatatatatataaatatatatatatatatatgaatcatcggcgaaccgatatatgaatcatttaggcgaacctgtgcccacaaaaacaggctacacttaaagaacggcgacaacggcgaacacagtcagtgaccctcaaaatctgatcagcgggtcaagcgctcggcttttatagatcagtcgtcgagcgttccagactaatcgctgggacccgcatgtcttccacaaagttctacaccattcgcgtcacgcgatggaaccacataacacaaggttcggtaaaaacagacagcggacagaaccatcgataactttcgagaaacttccgatgcatgcaggcgcgtcctgcgctgtgtgatagaatttgttagctggtgaaacgtggtcgcccaatatagacatacaagtacacgtgtcaataaataaataaataaataaataaataaataaataaataaataaataaataaataaatatatatatatataaataaataaataaatatgcatttATTCCTGACACGATTAAGATGTGGAACAGATTGCCTAATGCAGTTGTGAGCAACGAGGGCTCTGCCGAATTCGAAAATACGTTAGATACTTTCTATTGCGAGGATGCATACTAAATTTTTGCTAcgaacatttttgtttacttttctttGTATAGCTACTGTTCTTTGCTACTTTATTTTCTCGTTGTTGCTGTTAACTACCAAGAGCGCCAATGAATGTGTATGGTACATAGAAAGAAAAGTATGTATCATGTATTCTTCACACATCACCCTCCCTGTAATGACCCGAAGAATGGGGTTgacagtatcaaataaataaataaataaataaatatatatatatatagcttcttGGTACTCACAGTGGAACGGGGAACAAGGTTTAGGCCCACGCAGTGGCTTCCACGTTCCGTCTGTTGACCGTCGGTAGTGATTAGAACCAACGCCGCGGTCGTAGATATGGCGACGGGCAGGTGAATATCTCGCATTAATTTGATCACGTTGTTCTGGAATGGATTCGACGAAACGAGGTTCCCATAGTGAAACCGAAACTATGCAAAATAATATAACTCGAGCCGGTTAGCGTAGCATATAGTTCAGATTCTATAGAGGACCAGCGCTTGTAGGAAAGGGcactaaaaaaagaacatttcgtGCTGACTACCAACCGTGTACGAGCTTACTTTATTTCTTCTTGCCTTGCGAGGTATAACAGCCGCAACAAGGGAAGGAAAGGAAGCCCCGTGTTCCGGCCCCGCCcctatttttttcttactttgttGCTTCTTGCGGCTCTTACAACTTGCATGGAAATAAACAATAAACGCATGGGGTTACTACGCAGCATAATAcgcgttctcttttttttattgggggggggggggggggggggttcgtttAAGCGACGGCCCTGCCAAATCTGAAAAAGTAAGCCACCTGCGCACAGACAAGGCTGTCTTAGTTCCCTGGAGTGCGGTCATTACAACCGGTGACTGCTTTATACGTACCGTAACATTCTGGACATTTTCGATCGTGTCGCCTTCTGCTTCTCTTAGTGGAACGTATACGATCATCGCTGCGCTAACAGTAAAGCAAAGTTTCACGTGCAGCGTTAACTCATTAGTACTTACCGGTGGTATGATCGGTTCACTGCACAGATATGAGCTGTGACGCTAGCTATAGACACACGCAAAGCGATGGATTTCATGTGGCCATCCTTTACTTCTACGTTGAGATTTTATGCCTGCGACTGCTATAGGGCAGTCTGTTATATCTTTTTCACGTCTGCCCTTCCGTGAGCGTTTCCACGCCCACTTTGATTGCAAAGGTATGGTGTCTGTGCGCGGCTAATAATCCAAGCATGACGACCCGGTGCAAATATTATGGAACATGGTTAGAGTGCTGAGGAAAGCAAAAACACTAACGCAAAATGCACAGGAAGGGAGATGAAAAGCAAGTGACTCTACTGCACAAAGAAATACATGCAATAAAGGTCACACAAACCCTTTGCACGACTTCAAGGCGCCCATGACGGGACGAATTTTTCTAGCGTACGGGAACAGAAGCGCAAATAAGTGTTATTGAGATGCAAATAACCTGTCGGAGTCAATGTGAAGCGTAGGGCTTAAATAAATGCTATACCATTAAAAGGGAACCGTACAATTATGTTTATTTTCTTCCAATGAAACTTATCTCACGCCATAGTTATACTTATGCACCGAAAGAGTGTCACAACGTCTGTGCCACTTGTGTCACATTGGCACGTGTATGCAAGTGCATTTGCTGCTCTATACCAGTTGTGTCACTTTCGCACATACCCATTCTGTAGTGACACTGGAGCATTCTGGGGCAATTCTGGAGCATTATAACAGAATGGGCAGGCACCCAAAGACGCATACCGAAAGGGTTAATCACATAAAATCAAGTAAATCAAACAAGCCAACTGAATTTAAATTTATGTAATCCGCTATTCCATTAAGAGCTCAGTATGCTTTAGAGATTCCTGCGAAACGGCATTGTGTGTTCAGTTTTTCTTAAATTTTATTGCGCCAAACTGAGGTGCGCCGACACGAACTATTCTTTGACCGTCAGCATACAGGGTTCGTATAAGCCAGTTAGCTGGCACTTGTACTTGGAACATATTGTATAACCTTTCTATATATGTGTGCCTACAAATATATCCAGTAAGGAAACGATGAACGCCAAGCCCAAGGGAATAGGAAAAGAGAGCTTAGCTTTAACGGTCTAAGCATACGTAACGCAATTTCATGCTTGGTTCGATGCCTACCCGTGCCAAGACAATTCATGTCGACGCATCACGATAGGGGCCAAGGCTAGGGTCGCCAAAATCACCAGACAATCTCGAAAATTGGGAGGTTTAAGCCGCTCATAACTTGCGACATATGACAATTGAGAAGGAAACAGAAGCTTATATTCAATATTTATTGGCGACCAACGACAGCGAAAGCGTAGGCTTCAAGACATGTCGCACCGAAGCGGAAGCGACGGGTGACGAAACGTTTGCCGTAGTTACGTTACCTAACTCACAGAGCATGCGCAGAAAGGAGAACAGATTTTCAAAGCATTAACAGTTAGTAGCGTACGCTGTTATAATGTAGGAAAAGAATCCTTCTCACCTTGCTTATTAAGGCATCGCTTATTCCAATAGTGCaggggacgacgtctctttcggGGTGCGATTGGAATATCACCAGGGACACGCTGTAAATAATACAGAAAGGTGGCTAACCGGAAATTCAGAGTACATAAACAAGACGAGCCATATTCATGAGCGCTTTAACGAATCATCACATCTCCTGCTTCCTAAAGAGGAATCAGTTCATTTTTCTATTTCTAACAGACAAGGTGGGACGTACAGAATAATAAAAGTCCTCAATTCTGCTGCTTGATAAGGTGGCTACGTACTATTTTGACTTCCGATAATCAAGCGACGCTTCGTTTCTTGCGTCGCTTGGATCAAGCTGACAAGACGCACACGTGATCTTTGAACATGCATGCTAGCTACTCTTCCTAAACAAAATTCAGTAGCGAGTGAGTCCTTGTTAGCGTCTTCTCTCACTTATTGCCCGTGATTTTCTCTCGTTAGTTTCCTCCAGGTGTACGACCTTGGCTTCTTTGGAGATAGCAGTGACCTTACGTGGCCTCTAGGGTTCGAGGTGACTCCACGCCACGAAGGCGGAGTGCAGAGTCATTTAACCACCCCCGAATGCATAGACCCAACTTGACCAAGAGCATCACATAAAAGAAATTTAACATCATAGGGCACAGAGAAATAAATACTACTCCGTATCGAATATATATAGTTCTAGTCCACCGCAACCATTACTTGCAAAACGTAATAGAATAGTCCTGCTTCCACGTGGTTTCATATTCCCAAATTTCGTGTCTTCTCGCTTGAATGACCAGAACAAAATTTGTGCAGTACAATGTGACGCGGACTAAAATAATCCGCCCTAGCCTAACTACACCACTGCTCTTACGTTCGCATTAGAAATGCTGTTCACCTTGAAGATAAGTTCATTTCGCGTGATTCCTTTCAATATGTTAGTAAACACTTGTCTAAGTTGTCTTGCTTAAAACTTGCGAAAACTATCGCGTACGCCAGCGACATCCCGCCCGCCGACTGCTGAGAAATGGTGAGGAGAGAAATGTCGTGTGTGAATCTTCTAAATGCAGAAGCATCTTTGCCCCTGACGAGCAGTTTTCCAGTAGGctcccaaataaaaaaaaaatcgaggttGGTGTAGGGCGAAGCTAGCGctgccgacgttagacaagcacaaccgacgttagacaagcaccaccacctCAACTGTCGTTAgacgacgttagacaagcacaaccgacgttagacaagtaccacGACCTCaactgacgttagacgacgttaggCGACGTTAGACAACAGCCGATgttagacaagtaccaccacctcaactgacgttagacgacgttagacaagcacaaccgacgttagacaagcaccaccacctcaactgacgttagacgacgttagatGACGTTAGACGACGCTTGACAAGCACCACCACCTCaactgacgttagacgacgttagacGATGCTAGACGACGTTTGACAAGTCCACCACCTCaactgacgttagacgacgttagatGACGTTAGACGACGCTAGACAAGCACCACCACTTCAACCGACGTACGTCTCGCGCGgtcgcacgtgtgcggaagtgctgCATACGTGCTCGCTCCTCTAGGCCTTCCGCCAAGcacaagtgcgttattgaactaactcaattttttcaaagtaaatcgCATCAGAGAATTCGTAGAGTACAAactacacacaagctgcagacacgaTAGCTTCGGATTATGAtgcgaatatacgagaaaacataattctgctacgcggaaTCTCAAAAACGTCTTCCAGCCGCCTTTTGAGGACTGCGAGTGGCCGCGGCCGCTCACACATACATCGAGGccatactgctttttttttttttttgggtgagCACCAAGCCCACGAAGAATGCCGGTTAACTAGAGGCTACCAGCTTCGCTGTATGCATCCCTTGGCGAGTTTCGAAGTAGGGTCCTACAGCGGCGCAGCCGGACGCATTGGGCAACTGACGCAACTATAAAAATAAGATTTGTCAACTTCAGCCCTCTTCTTTTCTGTGACAGCAAAAGTCCTGAAAATATTGGCACGCGCATCACCTTGCATAACAACGATTTCCTTAAAAGAAGCGGGAACAGCTCCGCGAACGTCTGATTCCATCATAACTTAAAGTCGGCGACCAAATAAGAATTGCAAGGTTCTATGCACACGGTCCAACTCGAATACACTGCGTCAGCCAATTAGAATCGAACATTTGCCTAAAGTCAATCGGTTCATGTATTCAAAACAACTGCTTTCTCCGTACAGATCAGTCTCTGCGACACTGATTTCAGGATGAAACCTGAACGTCCTGGGCAAATTTTACGTGTGGCCTTGATACCACTGCTCAGCCATATCTTGCCCTGAAACAATTAGCTTTTGTTTTCCAATTAGCCTATAGCATTTACATCAGCATGGCAAAGCCATTAAGATGGCAGCGGACTCCAGCTGCCTCCGCGATCTTTCAGAAGTGAAAGGCAGGTGAACTGCGTTTCCGTTGGAGGAGCTTGTTTCTAAATTCTAGGTTGACGCAGGTGACGAAATTGGTGCTGATGAGAGGGAGGTGCGAAAGGCCTGGCGTGCTGTGCCAGCGAAGCGTAGACTTGCCGCGAAGCAGTCCACGGAGGGAGCACGTCCTGGCAACGAAACGCGAGGCCAAATGCTTCACATGATGCGGTTCCAACCTGAATCTTCCTTTCTTTAACCATGTGGAAAAGGTTGCAGCCTTTGTTTTCACGTCAAGGTAAACAGAGAGGTTTAGCTTTGCGCGGTACCCAGTAGGTTTACGTGGTACGTTAGACCTTTTCCGCATGCGCAACTTCTCCGCCGACATCAACATCCGCATCAACAAAACGCATCACGGACGCTAATGCTGTGCCGCCTCCTGCCGGGTGGAAATCTGAACACCTTCCCGCTCGGTGACGTCTATCCAGGCATAGCAGCGTCAAAAGATAGGGCGTATCTAAAACAAAACGATAAAAGATCGCCAATACTTTGTTCCTAAGAAAATGAACTAGTTTTACATTTGTCGCATCCACGATGGAGAGCATGCCGCAAGGGCGAATTCGAATCCAGGCGGGCGGTCGAGGGCTGGTCTGGTTACCGTCAGTCACGCAATTGCGGTAACCGGAatttcagtaaaacttcatttgggcctagttggtacataattccgAACTTAACGttacctaagacgaaccacaaaaagaaagacacgacacaaactggcgctgactatcaactttattttttttatagtcagttgatagtcagcgccagtgtgtgtcgtgtctttctttttgtggttcgtcttaggtgtttgctcTGTTACGTTAAGTGCAGTAACCGGAACGGCAGTCAGAAGGACATGGCCAGTGGGCCCGACGTATGACGTAATACGGTAACGTGTCACgcaaagctaaaaaagaaaaatctcTAATGTCTCGACATATGTAGCTACAGCGTTTGCTAGCGTAAGGGTTCACGCACTTTTGCACGTGCTGGCATAAGACCTCGCAGCAAGGAAAGCAAAAGGTTTTACCCGCTCAGAAGATCGCGGAGCTTTTCTGCGTTTTCCTTCGTCACGTCGGCGTCCGCTGGGTTGATCTTGATTCCGACAATCTTCGGCATGTCCACGGCACTCGTTCCCTTGATGGCGTCGAAGGCGAACTTCGGGAAGCAAGATAAGATAATAGGTGGTCACGCCAACGCGCGCACAGCAAGCGCTCGATCGCCAAAGGTGatcctaatcatcatcatcgagtTAAGTTATTTTCTTGTGAAGGCTCCTAGCGGAGATTTACATAGCAAGGAGGAGGGGCAGTCATGAGTAATAAACATTGGTAATTTGTATGACCAGAAAAAGAATATTGTCAGCACAAGAGGAATTATGGGAACGGGAACATGCATATAAGAGCAATAAAAGTAACACACGTAATACCAAGAAGGCAGTCAGGGCGCTCACGCAGGAGGGTTACGCAAAATTAAGCACGGCAATCAAAAGAAACATCAGTTGGTGAAGGGTGTTTTACTGCATATATCTTAGCACTGCTTATTGAAACCTTGAAGAGTTATGTTCATTTACTATAAATAAAGTCAATGCACATCTATGGCAACTGGACGAAGTTAAGAGCATTAGTCGAACCATGTCAAATGCATGCTAAAATGAgaattcgcagtttcgcccaatagACGAAGCAccgggaaatgcagcccacgtatgggaaaaggtgtctcgctttgagaagtgcgaGCTGGTGGTGTTGCGaattcgcaaaaggccgtgaagtcTTACATGACGATAAGCGTCACGGGAGGCGGCGGGCATCGCTGACTGACGGCGTTTCTGAAGTTTAGCGCTGTGaagggacaaatgtctgaacctcTGTGCGGAATATGCGGGAAAATAGTGCAAGGTACGCAGAATAGTACTTATATTTGTATTTACCTGTCGTACCTATTTTTTGGATAATAAGAAATAGGGGCAAatctttctgattcgcccttgtAGTTTGTGTCGCAGTAATATCTAGACGAGGTGGTGCCCGATGTGGTGGATGAAGTGCTGCTTCGCGCAGCCCCAGCAAGTCGCTTGTTTTACTCGCGaacaattatcatcatcatcatcatcatcatcaccttcagcctggctacgcctactgcaggacaaaggcctcacCCATAGTTCTCCAATTGCGCCGGTCATGTgacaattgtggccatgttgtccctggcgAACAAAATGTGCGAGGAAGTCTCGGCATAGCGCGGTGGTGGAGTTGCGTGCGAATTCCGAGCGAGGGCGCTCCGGCTTATGCCGCGATGCCAGCCAGCTTTGAGGCTTGAGCCGTTTGCCTAACAACAAGAACATACCTGGAGCACATTTTTGGAAATAGATGAAGCATGtctatgctgcagcgaaaatttgGAGGctactcagcacatcctaatggaaggCGAATATATTCGCCCAGTTGTACCCACAGGTAGCGTACACCTTCCACAAGagcttgggtttaaagtggacggaagcatcaaccggtcagcagacAAGATAAGCAAGACACGTTTAGAGTGTTCGTGGGGAAAGAAAGCAGTGAGGAGATTGATACGACCCGATCTCTTAAAGTCATGACTAGCTGTACAAGCTAGATTTTGAAGCACAAAAATACTAGATAAAGAACGTGTATAGCATACGTTATTAAATCAAATAGGTTAGATGACTTTTTCACCATGCCGTTTCAAagcggatgccaataaatcatcatcttcatcatcgcAGGGCATATCGGGTGCTAAATCAAGCCCATAGCGCTTCTTATAGCATTACCTAGAGCGACATGTAATTCGTTGGTCAGACACCCGGTGATCTATCAAAGTTACCGAATGGATGCCAAGACAGGAGAAGCGCAGTCGGGGAGACTAGAGAATGAAGTATtgtgatgagattaggaaatttccACGGGAAAATTTATGTTCTAAGCTGGCGCAAGACAAGgacaattggagatcgctggagaggTCATTGTTTTGAAGTGGACATAAgtaggatgatgacgatgacgacgatgacgtcgAAGATGACGGCGACGATGACAGTGACGACAACGATGATGACAGCGATGATAACGATACCTAGAAGGAT comes from Dermacentor andersoni chromosome 9, qqDerAnde1_hic_scaffold, whole genome shotgun sequence and encodes:
- the LOC126527506 gene encoding uncharacterized protein isoform X2 — translated: MRIIVVVLVAALCLLFLVVAIILITEREAEGTGTPLARPAPDSTGNGPPAHDDNTDDGNGDTSLYAKAGLQAIAALGEDKVKYVGFDYDGSQDVACYASLGRIDGWEKNGYAALSVVLADDFSDVADVMAKVKFAFDAIKGTSAVDMPKIVGIKINPADADVTKENAEKLRDLLSGVSLVIFQSHPERDVVPCTIGISDALISKNNVIKLMRDIHLPVAISTTAALVLITTDGQQTERGSHCVGLNLVPRSTRCSLIGSAARDGHSVPSGFSNTVVIEYLTTASASSLLPDRSVRHRTKYGVAVFNLDYYYLDQYPVCPSLNLSAFKLPRPDKTVTAT
- the LOC126527506 gene encoding uncharacterized protein isoform X1, producing MRIIVVVLVAALCLLFLVVAIILITEREAEGTGTPLARPAPDSTGNGPPAHDDNTDDGNGDTSLYAGLTCVTSERAANDTVDYVQLYHPCDNVIYSMGSTCGNVGPKAGLQAIAALGEDKVKYVGFDYDGSQDVACYASLGRIDGWEKNGYAALSVVLADDFSDVADVMAKVKFAFDAIKGTSAVDMPKIVGIKINPADADVTKENAEKLRDLLSGVSLVIFQSHPERDVVPCTIGISDALISKNNVIKLMRDIHLPVAISTTAALVLITTDGQQTERGSHCVGLNLVPRSTRCSLIGSAARDGHSVPSGFSNTVVIEYLTTASASSLLPDRSVRHRTKYGVAVFNLDYYYLDQYPVCPSLNLSAFKLPRPDKTVTAT